From the Diospyros lotus cultivar Yz01 chromosome 13, ASM1463336v1, whole genome shotgun sequence genome, one window contains:
- the LOC127787950 gene encoding putative UPF0481 protein At3g02645, with protein sequence MSSASDNSGAAVGSFKRHDSKSNPESHVITIKEIIDGSKKTKSKSAAVIQKVPEELRKLKESAYTPRFVSIGPLHSNNDHLKKRMQNIKMSYVNDLFGRMAEFGKEEKAQVLKRCQDEMRKLTGEARKYYAENGDLLTEDMLAIDGCFVLELLYRKRKYETTKNPHGDDPIYGSGLLRDGVQIDLLLVENQLPFFVLEKLFVFTEKARSNPYLEFGFNSIQDYVLSYFHNVMLLDQDEEFKPSGRSESTAKKRSFHHILHLLHEHFIPQNSNKEQGGKIVFMKTAQDLDFAGVKFVPRPRNYPFQVDFKEPKGFRYLFHRASFEIPTLNVDNSTEPVLRNLIAFEQCTPHAPSFVTSYAYLMDRLVSTAKDVKVLIEAEVLVNYLAADEEVSDLFNKLCKEVVLGDFYFAETCQKAADYSKLGWPEFIGYMRRNYFAKPWMFTAFLVAFLVFGMTVGTFIRNLLR encoded by the coding sequence ATGTCGTCGGCTAGTGATAACTCCGGAGCCGCAGTGGGATCCTTCAAGCGGCACGACTCCAAGTCCAACCCGGAGAGCCACGTCATCACGATCAAGGAAATCATCGACGGCTCCAAGAAGACAAAGTCCAAGTCCGCCGCCGTCATCCAGAAGGTGCCGGAGGAGCTCCGGAAGCTGAAGGAGAGCGCCTACACGCCCCGGTTCGTCTCCATCGGCCCTCTTCACAGCAACAACGACCACCTCAAAAAGCGTATGCAGAACATCAAGATGTCCTACGTCAACGACCTCTTCGGCCGGATGGCTGAATTCGGCAAGGAGGAGAAAGCCCAGGTGCTGAAACGGTGCCAAGACGAAATGAGGAAGCTCACCGGCGAAGCCAGGAAGTACTATGCCGAGAACGGCGATTTGCTCACTGAGGACATGCTCGCCATCGACGGTTGTTTCGTTCTCGAGCTTCTCTACCGGAAACGTAAGTACGAAACGACTAAAAACCCACACGGCGACGATCCGATTTATGGCAGTGGATTGTTGCGCGACGGCGTCCAGATTGATCTGCTCTTGGTTGAGAACCAGCTTCCCTTCTTCGTTCTTGAGAAGCTCTTTGTCTTCACTGAGAAAGCCAGGTCAAATCCTTACCTGGAATTCGGTTTCAATTCCATTCAAGATTACGTTCTTTCCTACTTCCACAATGTGATGTTATTAGATCAAGACGAGGAGTTTAAACCCAGTGGCCGCAGCGAGTCCACGGCTAAAAAGAGAAGTTTTCATCACATCCTTCATCTTCTCCACGAACACTTCATTCCTCAGAATTCGAACAAAGAGCAGGGGGGCAAAATCGTGTTCATGAAAACCGCCCAAGACCTGGATTTCGCCGGCGTGAAGTTCGTCCCCCGGCCCAGAAATTACCCATTCCAGGTGGACTTCAAAGAGCCCAAAGGCTTTCGATATCTCTTCCACAGAGCCTCCTTCGAGATCCCGACCCTGAACGTCGACAACTCAACCGAGCCAGTGCTCCGAAACCTCATCGCCTTCGAGCAGTGCACCCCCCACGCGCCGAGCTTCGTCACCTCGTACGCCTACCTCATGGACAGGCTCGTCAGCACCGCCAAGGACGTGAAGGTGCTAATTGAGGCCGAAGTTCTGGTAAACTATTTGGCCGCTGACGAAGAGGTCTCCGATCTGTTCAACAAGCTCTGCAAGGAAGTGGTTTTGGGCGACTTCTACTTCGCGGAGACGTGCCAGAAAGCGGCGGATTACAGCAAGCTGGGGTGGCCGGAATTCATTGGGTACATGAGAAGGAATTACTTTGCGAAACCGTGGATGTTCACGGCTTTCCTCGTTGCGTTTCTGGTCTTCGGCATGACGGTGGGAACTTTCATCCGGAATCTTCTTAGGTAA